TGGAGAGCATACAAAGGCTTTGGAATATTATTTCCGGGCACTAGAACGAAACCCCTTCTTACCGCAAGCTTTTAATAATATGGCCGTGATCTGTCATTACGTGCGACTATCTCCACTATAGaaagacaaaaaaagagaggatCAAATTTTCTAGTAAATACTGGAAAAAAGGGCTTTCTACATAGGGATCGTAAAAACAACGATTTTTCCCTATCAGCTGTAGGAAGGAAGGACACTTCACGAGAATCAAAAAACGAAGAAAGTATGGCCTATACTACTACTCTATGGATAAAGTTTCTCAAATTGATAGAGAAAGCACCGTAAAGATCAATTAGTGAGCGACTGGGTCGATACAACTAAAAAAAACTGCTTACTTATCCCATGATATGGGGCAAAATTTAGGAATCCGCTTATGTAATAGAGCCGATCCACTAAGGGATTAAGCAGCGGTGTAGTATCAGATCCCAAAGATAGTaagttcttttttctttcttatggAAAAAAGTCTTTTTCAAGGATTCTATAGAGATTTCatatatgaaaccgggatagttacCTTTCAGAAAATTTGAACGAAGGCTCTATATCTATCTATGCTTCATTCTTCTGAAGGTGGGAAAAAAGATCAAACTAATTATTGAGAAAAATTAGGGTTTGAAACTTAGGTAATTAATTTCTTCTGCTTAACACAAGAACAAATTGGATCGATTTTTGATAAATCGAATTCAGTTAAGATAGGGGAAATTAAGATAGCAATTTCTGAGCCGTATGAGGTAGGAAACTCTCAAGTACGGTTCTAAGGGAAGGAACTGCCTATTCCGACCGAGGAGAACAGGCCATTCTAGAGGGTGATTCGGAAATTGCGGAAGCTTGGTTTGATCAAGCTGCTGAATATTGGAAACAAGCTATAGCGCTTACTCCGGGAAATTATATTGAAGCACAAAACTGGTTGAAGATTACGAAGCGCTTTGAATTTGAATAAGACCATGCTCCTTTTTTTTCCTAAAATGGATGGTTTGGTTGTTGATCCATTAATCAAATAAATTAGGTCGTAAGATcgaatcaagaatttcattatATCCATTTCTTATACCTTCTATTTTATAAGATATTTCATAAGAATAAACCATAGGGATAGGGTCTAGAATAGAAGTAATAAAGTGAATAAAAAAAAGGGGGCCAATCTAAATATTGCTAATATATTAGAACCATCTTATTAATAATTCTAATGAGTTATCTTGGAATTtagaatcaaataaaaaataaaaaaccctatattatgctcaaggaaagtagATATAGATAGGAGCTTATGCCCTAAAAAAAAATACACTAGTttcttaaatttaaaataaaaaagattttttcttacGCCGAGAAATATTTGTTTTTTCAAGATAAACAATGTCCGTTAGGCACCTAACCTTTATGTCATAATAGATCCGAACACTTGCCTCGGATTGACTTTAATATATAATTGCTCCAGTGAATAACTAAAAAAAAAGAAGGGTGGTAGTATAGTAAAGAAAAGAACTAATCACAATATCTATCTTTCAAAATCTATCTTTCAAAATCTATCTTTCAAAGATTCACTAAAAAAAAAGACAGTTGGCGGGTCTCTTTGTATGTCTTGTCCGGAAAGAGGAGGAGTTAATGATTATTCGTTCGCCGGAACCAGAAGTAAAAATTGTTGTGGATAGGGATCCTGTAAAAACATCTTTTGAGGAATGGGCGAGACCCGGCCATTTCTCAAGAACACTAGCTAAGGGCCCTGATACTACCACTTGGATCTGGAACCTACATGCTGATGCTCACGATTTCGATAGTCATACTGGTGATTTGGAGGAGATTTCTAGAAAAGTTTTTAGTGCTCATTTCGGGCAACTTTCCATTATCTTTCTTTGGTTGAGTGGCATGTACTTTCATGGTGCCCGTTTTTCCAATTATGAAGCATGGCTAAGTGATCCTACTCACATTGGACCCAGTGCTCAGGTAGTTTGGCCTATAGTAGGGCAAGAAATATTGAATGGTGATGTAGGTGGGGGTTTCCGAGGAATCCAAATAACCTCTGGTTTTTTTCAGCTTTGGCGAGCATCTGGAATAACTAGTGAATTACAACTCTATTGTACTGCAATTGGTGCATTGGTTTTTGCAGCGTTAATGCTTTTTGCTGGTTGGTTCCATTATCACAAAGCCGCTCCCAAATTGGCCTGGTTCCAAGATGTAGAATCCATGTTGAATCACCACTTAGCGGGATTATTAGGACTTGGGTCTCTTTCTTGGGCGGGACACCAAATTCATGTATCTTTACCAATTAACCAATTTCTTGACGCTGGGGTGGATCCTAAAGAGATACCACTTCCTCATGAATTTATCTTGAATCGGGACCTTTTGGCTCAACTTTATCCTAGTTTTGCCGAAGGAGCAACCCCTTTTTTCACTTTAAATTGGTCCAAATACGCAGAATTTCTGACTTTTCGTGGAGGACTAGATCCAGTAACCGGTGGTCTCTGGCTGACCGATATTGCACACCATCATTTAGCTATTGCTATTCTTTTCCTAATCGCAGGTCATATGTATAGGACCAACTGGGGTATTGGCCATGGACTTAAAGATATTTTGGAGGCTCACAAGGGCCCATTTACAGGACAAGGCCATAAGGGTCTTTATGAAATCTTAACAACGTCATGGCATGCTCAATTATCTCTTAACCTAGCTATGCTAGGCTCTACAACCATTGTTGTAGCTCATCATATGTATTCTATGCCTCCCTATCCATACCTAGCTACTGACTATGGTACACAACTTTCCTTGTTCACACACCACATGTGGATTGGCGGATTTCTAATAGTCGGTGCTGCTGCACATGCAGCAATTTTTATGGTAAGAGACTATGATCCAACTACTCGATACAACGATCTATTAGATCGCGTCCTTAGACACCGCGATGCAATCATATCCCACCTTAACTGGGTATGTATATTTCTAGGTTTTCACAGTTTTGGCTTGTACATTCATAATGATACCATGAGTGCTTTAGGCCGTCCACAAGATATGTTTTCGGATACCGCCATACAATTACAACCTATCTTTGCTCAATGGGTACAAAATATCCATGCTACTGCGCCTGGCGTAACAGCTCCTGGTgcaacaacaagtactagcttaaCGTGGGGAGGCGGCGAGTTAGTAGCAGTAGGTGGCAAAGTGGCTTTGTTACCGATTCCATTAGGAACCGCAGATTTTTTAGTCCATCACATTCATGCATTTACCATACATGTGACTGTATTAATACTTTTGAAAGGTGTTTTATTTGCTCGGAGTTCCCGTTTGATACCCGATAAAGCAAATCTAGGTTTTCGCTTTCCTTGCGATGGGCCTGGCCGAGGGggaacatgtcaagtatctgcttGGGATCATGTTTTCTTAGGTTTATTCTGGATGTACAATGCAATTTCGGTAGTCATTTTCCATTTCAGTTGGAAAATGCAGTCGGatgtttggggtaccataagtgaTCAAGGGGTGGTAACTCATATTACAGGGGGAAACTTTGCACAGAGTTCCATTACGATTAATGGGTGGCTTCGAGATTTCTTGTGGGCACAGGCATCGCAAGTCATTCAGTCTTATGGTTCTTCATTATCTGCATATGGTCTTTTTTTCTTAGGTGCTCATTTTGTCTGGGCCTTCAGTTTAATGTTTTTATTCAGCGGCCGTGGTTATTGGCAAGAACTCATTGAATCTATCGTTTGGGCTCATAACAaattaaaagttgctcctgctacTCAGCCTAGAGCCTTGAGCATTATACAAGGACGTGCTGTAGGAGTAACCCATTACCTTCTGGGTGGAATTGCCACGACATGGGCATTCTTCTTAGCGAGAATTATTGCAGTAGGATAGTGGCTAGGAGGATTTGAAAGGCATTATGGAATTAAGATTTCCCAGGTTTAGCCAAGGCTTAGCTCAGGACCCCACTACTCGTCGTATTTGGTTTGGTATTGCTACCGCACATGATTtcgaaagtcatgatgatattacTGAAGAACGTCTTTATCAGAACATTTTTGCTTCTCACTTTGGGCAATTAGCAATAATCTTTCTATGGACGTCCGGAAATCTGTTTCATGTAGCTTGGCAAGGAAATTTTGAATCATGGATACAGGATCCTTTACACGTAAGACCTATTGCTCATGCGATTTGGGATCCTCATTTTGGTCAACCCGCTGTGGAAGCCTTTACTCGAGGAGGTGCTGCTGGTCCAGTGAATATTGCTTATTCTGGGGTTTATCAGTGGTGGTATACAATAGGATTACGCACCAATGAAGATCTTTATACTGGAgctctttttctattatttctttctacGCTGTCCTTAATAGCGAGTTGGTTACATCTACAACCCAAATGGAAACCAAGCCTTTCGTGGTTCAAAAACGCGGAATCTCGTCTCAATCATCATTTGTCAGGACTTTTCGGGGTAAGTTCTTTGGCTTGGACAGGACATTTAGTTCATGTTGCTATTCCCGCATCCAGGGGGGAGTACGTTCGATGGAATAATTTCTTAGATGTATTACCCTATCCCCAGGGGTTGGGACCCCTTTTGACGGGTCAGTGGAATCTTTATGCCCAAAACCCTGATTCGAGTAATCATTTATTTGGTACCGCTCAAGGAGCGGGAACTGCCATTCTAACTCTTCTTGGGGGATTCCATCCACAAACACAAAGTTTGTGGCTGACTGATATGGCTCACCATCATTTAGCTATTGCATTTATTTTTCTCATTGCCGGTCACATGTATCGAACTAACTTCGGAATTGGGCACAGTATTAAAGATCTTTTAGAAGCGCATACTCCTCCGGGGGGTCGATTAGGGCGTGGGCATAAGGGCCTTTATGACACAATCAACAATTCGATTCATTTTCAGTTAGGTCTTGCTCTAGCTTCTTTAGGGGTTATTACTTCCTTAGTAGCTCAACATATGTACTCTTTACCTCCTTATGCATTCATAGCACAAGACTTTACTACTCAAGCTGCTTTATATACTCATCACCAATATATTGCGGGGTTCATCATGACAGGGGCTTTTGCTCATGGAGCTATTTTTTTCATTAGGGATTACAATCCGGAACAGAATGAGGATAATGTATTGGCAAGAATGTTAGACCATAAAGAAGCTATCATATCTCATTTAAGTTGGGCTAGCCTCTTTCTAGGATTCCATACCTTGGGCCTTTATGTTCATAACGACGTCATGCTTGCTTTTGGTACTCCAGAAAAGCAAATCTTGATCGAACCTATATTTGCCCAATGGATACAATCTGCTCATGGCAAGACGACATATGGGTTCGATATactcttatcttcaacgaatggccCCGCTTTCAATGCGGGTCGAAGCCTATGGTTGCCCGGATGGTTGAATGCTGTTAATGAGAATAGTAATTCGCTTTTCTTAACAATAGGACCTGGGGATTTCTTGGTTCATCATGCTATTGCTCTAGGTTTGCATACAACTACATTGATTTTAGTAAAGGGCGCTTTAGACGCACGCGGTTCCAAATTAATGCCGGATAAAAAGGATTTTGGGTATAGTTTTCCTTGTGACGGCCCAGGGCGCGGCGGTACTTGTGATATTTCTGCTTGGGACGCATTTTATTTGGCAGTTTTCTGGATGTTAAATACCATTGGGTGGGTTACTTTTTATTGGCATTGGAAACATATCACATTATGGCAGGGCAACGTTTcacaatttaatgaatcctccacTTATTTGATGGGATGGTTAAGAGATTACCTATGGTTAAACTCTTCACAACTTATCAATGGATATAATCCTTTTGGGATGAATAGTTTATCGGTATGGGCTTGGATGTTCTTATTTGGACATCTTGTTTGGGCTACTGGATTTATGTTCTTAATTTCTTGGCGGGGGTATTGGCAGGAATTAATTGAGACTTTAGCATGGGCTCATGAACGCACACCTTTAGCTAATTTAATTCGCTGGAGAGATAAGCCTGTGGCTCTTTCCATTGTGCAAGCAAGATTGGTTGGATTAGCTCACTTTTCCGTGGGTTATATATTCACTTATGCAGCTTTCTTGATTGCCTCAACATCAGGCAAGTTTGGTTAATTTAGTTTGTTTTTTTGTACTGTATCAGCACCTAGTTCATTACTCTTGATAGAGAGGGAGGATCCGCCTTCTtaaatttctttttctatttatttttccatCTAGGATTAGAACCGTATACTTGATAATAATAGCAACGGCACATTATGGCAAAAAAGAGTTTGATTCAGAGGGAGAAGAAGCGGCAGAAATTagaacagaaatatcatttgattcGTCAATCTTTAAAAAAAAAGATAAGAAGCAAAGTTTCTCCCTTGAGTTTGAGTGAAaaaacgaaaatgcgagaaaaattgCAATCCCTACCGCGTAATAGTGCACCTACACGCCTTCATCGACGTTGTTTTTTGACCGGAAGACCTAGAGCTAACTATCGACATTTTGGGCTATCCGGACACGTACTTCGAGAAATGGTTTATGAATGTTTATTACCGGGTGCAACAAGATCCAGTTGGTAAGGATAAAATACCCTTTCGTATTTGTATGGATTTCTGGAATTGATAATCATAGAGGAGCCCTCTTTACCATTCTGTATAAATGGACTATTCTATTTGTATAGATATGGTAGAGGGACGTATCGAACCCTCTTTTATCCACTAGTTACCCCTCTTTAGTTTAAGAGTATAGAGCAGTTTGGTAGCTCATAAGTCTCATAACCTTGGGGTTGCGGGTTCGATTCCCACTACCGGCCCCATACTCCTTCTTTAATGATATATGCATGATATATACATCATCCATTTGTATCTGGATTTTTTGATTTCCTAAAAGAGTTTTGGTCTAACAGTTTTTTctcggaagaagacaacaaataaaagaaagaataaaagaaagaataaaatacGAAAGAAAAGCGTCCATTGTCTAATGGATAGGACAGAGGTCTTCTAAACCTTTGGTATAGGTTCAAATCCTATTGGACGCAATCTTATTTCTATCTATTCTTTAAATAACTATACTAaactaaaaacaaagaaaactttttTGCATGATTCAAATAACAAGAGTAGACATGCAAAATAACAAGAGTAGATATGCCAAATTTATTTGTTACTGAAGGGAAAACCGTTCCAGCTGTTCCTGAATAGCTTCCTTCAAAAGGATTTCCGCTTGCTCGGTGAATGTCTTGCTAGAAGATATAATTTCTTGGAATTGAGGTTTAGTATCTTTTAGGTGTTTACGTAACTCATCCAGAAATTTATTTACCTGTTCGATTTCTAACGAATCAAGATATCCTCTTGTTCCGGTATAAATAGTAGCTATCTGCTCTTCCACTGGGAGAGGATTTGCCTGGGATTGTTTAAGCAATTCCCTTAATCGTCGACCCCTTGCCAATTGATTCTGACTTGTTTTATCGAGAGCAGAGGCGAATTGTGCAAAGGCTTGTAACTCTGCGAATTGAGCTAGTTCCAATTTTGATTTGCCAGCTACTTGTTTCATGGCTTTAATTTGAGCCGCGGATCCTACTCTGGAAACAGAAATACCCACATTAATAGCGGGTCGAATTCCGGCATTGAATAGATCCGCCGATAAGAATATTTGTCCATCTGTAATGGAGATTACATTAGTAGGAATATAGGCGGAAACGTCTCCAGATTGAGTCTCAACTATTGGTAAAGCGGTCATACTTCCTTCGCCTAAAAGAGAATTTAATTTAGCGGCTCTTTCTAAAAGGCGTGAATGCAAATAAAAAACATCCCCTGGATAAGCCTCACGGCCGGGAGGTCTTCTTAATAGAAGGGACATTTGGCGATAAGCTTGTGCCTGTTTGGAGAGATCATCATAAATTATTAAAGTATGCCGTTCGCGGTACATAAAATACTCAGCCAGGGCTGCTCCCGTATAAGGAGCGAGGTATTGTAATGTAGCAGGTGAATCCGCCATTTCAGCTACTACAATAGTGTATTCCATGGCCCCCTCCTCATGGAAAGTAGTTACTACTTGAGCTACGGAGGATGCTCTTTGACCGATAGCTacataaacacatattacaccttGCCCTTTTTGATTGAGAATTGTATCTGTAGCTACTGCTGTTTTGCCAGTCTGTCTGTCCCCAATAATTAACTCTCGCTGACCGCGCCCTATAGGAATCATCGAATCGATAGCAATAAGCCCTGTTTGAAGAGGTTCGTATACGGAACGCCTGGAAATTATACTTGGAGCAGGAGATTCAATTAAGCGAGATTCGGAAGCTATAATTTCGCCTTTCCCATCAATAGGTTTAGCCAGAGCATTTACAACACGACCCAAGTAAGCCTCACTCACGGGTATCTGAGCAATTCTTCCTGTTGCTTTTACAAAACTGCCCTCTTGTATCATCAACCCATCGCC
This is a stretch of genomic DNA from Hordeum vulgare subsp. vulgare unplaced genomic scaffold, MorexV3_pseudomolecules_assembly, whole genome shotgun sequence. It encodes these proteins:
- the LOC123421674 gene encoding photosystem I assembly protein Ycf3; the encoded protein is MPRSRVNGNFIDKTFSIIANILLRIIPTTSGEKKAFTYYRDGMLAQSEGNYAEALQNYYEATRLEIDPYDRSYILYNIGLIHTSNGEHTKALEYYFRALERNPFLPQAFNNMAVICHYRGEQAILEGDSEIAEAWFDQAAEYWKQAIALTPGNYIEAQNWLKITKRFEFE
- the LOC123421665 gene encoding photosystem I P700 chlorophyll a apoprotein A1 translates to MIIRSPEPEVKIVVDRDPVKTSFEEWARPGHFSRTLAKGPDTTTWIWNLHADAHDFDSHTGDLEEISRKVFSAHFGQLSIIFLWLSGMYFHGARFSNYEAWLSDPTHIGPSAQVVWPIVGQEILNGDVGGGFRGIQITSGFFQLWRASGITSELQLYCTAIGALVFAALMLFAGWFHYHKAAPKLAWFQDVESMLNHHLAGLLGLGSLSWAGHQIHVSLPINQFLDAGVDPKEIPLPHEFILNRDLLAQLYPSFAEGATPFFTLNWSKYAEFLTFRGGLDPVTGGLWLTDIAHHHLAIAILFLIAGHMYRTNWGIGHGLKDILEAHKGPFTGQGHKGLYEILTTSWHAQLSLNLAMLGSTTIVVAHHMYSMPPYPYLATDYGTQLSLFTHHMWIGGFLIVGAAAHAAIFMVRDYDPTTRYNDLLDRVLRHRDAIISHLNWVCIFLGFHSFGLYIHNDTMSALGRPQDMFSDTAIQLQPIFAQWVQNIHATAPGVTAPGATTSTSLTWGGGELVAVGGKVALLPIPLGTADFLVHHIHAFTIHVTVLILLKGVLFARSSRLIPDKANLGFRFPCDGPGRGGTCQVSAWDHVFLGLFWMYNAISVVIFHFSWKMQSDVWGTISDQGVVTHITGGNFAQSSITINGWLRDFLWAQASQVIQSYGSSLSAYGLFFLGAHFVWAFSLMFLFSGRGYWQELIESIVWAHNKLKVAPATQPRALSIIQGRAVGVTHYLLGGIATTWAFFLARIIAVG
- the LOC123421666 gene encoding photosystem I P700 chlorophyll a apoprotein A2: MELRFPRFSQGLAQDPTTRRIWFGIATAHDFESHDDITEERLYQNIFASHFGQLAIIFLWTSGNLFHVAWQGNFESWIQDPLHVRPIAHAIWDPHFGQPAVEAFTRGGAAGPVNIAYSGVYQWWYTIGLRTNEDLYTGALFLLFLSTLSLIASWLHLQPKWKPSLSWFKNAESRLNHHLSGLFGVSSLAWTGHLVHVAIPASRGEYVRWNNFLDVLPYPQGLGPLLTGQWNLYAQNPDSSNHLFGTAQGAGTAILTLLGGFHPQTQSLWLTDMAHHHLAIAFIFLIAGHMYRTNFGIGHSIKDLLEAHTPPGGRLGRGHKGLYDTINNSIHFQLGLALASLGVITSLVAQHMYSLPPYAFIAQDFTTQAALYTHHQYIAGFIMTGAFAHGAIFFIRDYNPEQNEDNVLARMLDHKEAIISHLSWASLFLGFHTLGLYVHNDVMLAFGTPEKQILIEPIFAQWIQSAHGKTTYGFDILLSSTNGPAFNAGRSLWLPGWLNAVNENSNSLFLTIGPGDFLVHHAIALGLHTTTLILVKGALDARGSKLMPDKKDFGYSFPCDGPGRGGTCDISAWDAFYLAVFWMLNTIGWVTFYWHWKHITLWQGNVSQFNESSTYLMGWLRDYLWLNSSQLINGYNPFGMNSLSVWAWMFLFGHLVWATGFMFLISWRGYWQELIETLAWAHERTPLANLIRWRDKPVALSIVQARLVGLAHFSVGYIFTYAAFLIASTSGKFG
- the LOC123421668 gene encoding ATP synthase subunit alpha, chloroplastic; protein product: MATLRVDEIHKILRERIEQYNRKVGIENIGRVVQVGDGIARIIGLGEIMSGELVQFAEGTRGIALNLESKNVGIVLMGDGLMIQEGSFVKATGRIAQIPVSEAYLGRVVNALAKPIDGKGEIIASESRLIESPAPSIISRRSVYEPLQTGLIAIDSMIPIGRGQRELIIGDRQTGKTAVATDTILNQKGQGVICVYVAIGQRASSVAQVVTTFHEEGAMEYTIVVAEMADSPATLQYLAPYTGAALAEYFMYRERHTLIIYDDLSKQAQAYRQMSLLLRRPPGREAYPGDVFYLHSRLLERAAKLNSLLGEGSMTALPIVETQSGDVSAYIPTNVISITDGQIFLSADLFNAGIRPAINVGISVSRVGSAAQIKAMKQVAGKSKLELAQFAELQAFAQFASALDKTSQNQLARGRRLRELLKQSQANPLPVEEQIATIYTGTRGYLDSLEIEQVNKFLDELRKHLKDTKPQFQEIISSSKTFTEQAEILLKEAIQEQLERFSLQ